One Scylla paramamosain isolate STU-SP2022 chromosome 5, ASM3559412v1, whole genome shotgun sequence genomic region harbors:
- the LOC135100853 gene encoding carnitine O-palmitoyltransferase 2, mitochondrial-like isoform X3, translating into MAKMLTAHGRHLGRCVVQTAGLGRGVAMCRLHSSPVWCSTFDVKSDDYQYIHKSKIPTMHFQKSLLRLPIPALDKTCERYLRSQKVILSSEEYQRTEKFVTQFKEGIGATLQFQLKDIDKANKHTSYICGPWFDMYLSDRVPVVLNYNPFLAFHPEERPGLSDPVIRVTNTLVSSLRFMRSLRDSVLEPVVYHLNPAKSDTPMFRKIVRWTPSAISSYAAYAQKAFPLDMSQFGNMFNSTRIPKLGKDVLRTYPKARHMLIMKNGHFYVFDVLDKDGNILSPEHIHACVSYIYNDQTPPAKRSIAIFTTENRDTWAKCRDELVEAGNEAALDVLDAAAFNIVFDEAILGDDPIKTYHTFLHGDGNNRWFDKSFSLICTADSQLALNFEHGWGDGVAVMNYFTEITKDLANRPSINSDSRPAPIDASKLVRRLEFTLTPSLEAAIDKAHQSYEANTSALKCDVLEPQFFGKKLCKKNKLSPDALMQLGLQLTCGVPQGTKMGPLCFLLLINDALTDTPHRWKYVYDCTVGVPVSTKNPDYSPLQAILERLQMWTEESRMTINHNKTVVMHFCTSSVPVPPPQLSVGPHPLQVVRCAKLLGVTVDDQLTWKQHVASTIRSATYRLYMLRRLRSLGTPTDELRGVYLTFILPKLMYASPAWSSSLTQTQQLQLESVQKRACRVILGPAYTTYEEALNTLKLSRLSTRYSEALEKFGRGLLNHPRLRSLLPPDAPRPTRATRHHNKITPLKAPRTDRYRLSAIPTMVRAINQ; encoded by the exons ATGGCAAAGATGTTGACGGCTCATGGGAGGCACTTGGGGAGATGTGTGGTCCAG ACAGCAGGCTTGGGGAGAGGAGTGGCAATGTGTCGGCTCCACAGCAGCCCAGT TTGGTGCAGTACCTTTGACGTGAAGAGTGACGATTACCAGTACATCCACAAGTCCAAAATACCAACGATGCACTTCCAGAAATCTCTGCTGAGGCTTCCAATCCCAG CTTTGGACAAGACATGTGAACGTTACCTCAGGTCGCAGAAAGTCATATTATCAAGTGAAGAATATCAGAGAACAGAGAAGTTTGTGACCCAGTTTAAAGAGGGAATTGGAGCAACCTTACAGTTTCAGCTGAAAGATATTGACAAG GCAAATAAACACACCAGCTACATCTGTGGTCCTTGGTTTGACATGTACCTGAGTGATCGTGTTCCCGTCGTCTTGAATTATAACCCCTTCTTGGCGTTCCATCCTGAGGAGCGGCCAGGGTTGTCAGACCCTGTGATCCGTGTTACCAACACATTGGTGTCGTCTCTGAG gttCATGCGTTCATTACGAGATAGTGTGTTGGAACCTGTTGTGTATCACCTCAATCCAGCTAAGAGCGACACACCCATGTTTCGCAAAATTGTCAGATGGACACCTTCTGCTATTTCATCTTATGCTGCATATGCACAGAAG gCCTTTCCTCTGGACATGTCTCAGTTTGGCAATATGTTCAACTCCACTCGCATCCCAAAGCTTGGCAAGGATGTCCTTCGCACTTATCCCAAGGCACGCCACATGCTGATCATGAAAAATGGACACTTTTATGTCTTTGATGTGCTTGACAAAGATG GTAACATCTTGTCACCTGAGCACATTCATGCATGTGTATCCTACATCTACAATGACCAGACACCTCCAGCCAAACGCTCCATTGCCATATTCACTACGGAGAACAGAGATACCTGGGCCAAGTGTCGTGATGAGTTAGTGGAAGCAGGAAATGAAGCTGCTCTGGATGTCCTTGATGCAGCTGCTTTCAACATTGTGTTTGATGAGGCGATTCTCGGCGACGACCCTATAAAGACTTATCACACATTCCTTCATGGTGACGGTAACAATCG gtGGTTTGACAAGTCCTTCTCCCTGATCTGCACGGCTGATAGTCAGTTGGCACTCAACTTTGAACACGGGTGGGGGGATGGAGTGGCAGTCATGAACTACTTCACTGAAATAACAAAGGACCTTGCCAACAGACCTTCAATCAACTCTGACAGCAGACCTGCCCCCATTGATGCTTCAAAACTTGTCCGCAGGCTGG agTTCACATTGACTCCAAGCCTAGAAGCAGCCATAGACAAAGCTCACCAGAGTTATGAGGCCAACACGAGTGCCCTTAAATGTGATGTGCTAGAACCACAATTTTTTGGAAAGAAACTGtgcaagaaaaacaaattatCTCCTGATGCCCTTATGCAACTTGGACTACAG ctgacttgtggggtcccccaggggaccaagatgggtcctctatgcttcctcctcctcattaacgacgccctcactgacaccccccatcgctggaagtatgtgtacgactgcaccgtgggcgtcccagtttccaccaagaacccggactactcgccactgcaagcgatcctggagcggctgcagatgtggacggaggagagcaggatgaccatcaaccacaacaaaactgtggtgatgcatttctgtacctcctctgtaccagtgccccctccccagctctcagtgggccctcaccccctccaggtggtccgatgtgccaagctcctcggagtcacggtggacgaccagctgacctggaagcagcatgtcgccagcaccataagatcagctacctacaggctgtacatgctgcgcagactcaggtcgctggggacgccgacagatgagttaagaggggtgtatcttactttcatcctccccaaactcatgtacgcctccccagcgtggtcctcctccctcacacaaactcaacagctacagttggagagtgtgcagaaaagggcgtgcagggtcatccttggccctgcatacaccacctatgaagaagccctgaacaccctgaagctgtccagactatccaccaggtacagtgaggctctagagaagtttggaaggggacttctgaatcatccacgtctcagaagcttgctgccgcctgacgcgcctcgccctacccgtgccaccaggcaccacaataagataacgcccctaaaggcgccacgtacggaccggtacagactcagtgcaattcccaccatggtgcgagccatcaatcaatag
- the LOC135100853 gene encoding carnitine O-palmitoyltransferase 2, mitochondrial-like isoform X5 encodes MAKMLTAHGRHLGRCVVQQTAGLGRGVAMCRLHSSPVWCSTFDVKSDDYQYIHKSKIPTMHFQKSLLRLPIPALDKTCERYLRSQKVILSSEEYQRTEKFVTQFKEGIGATLQFQLKDIDKANKHTSYICGPWFDMYLSDRVPVVLNYNPFLAFHPEERPGLSDPVIRVTNTLVSSLRFMRSLRDSVLEPVVYHLNPAKSDTPMFRKIVRWTPSAISSYAAYAQKAFPLDMSQFGNMFNSTRIPKLGKDVLRTYPKARHMLIMKNGHFYVFDVLDKDGNILSPEHIHACVSYIYNDQTPPAKRSIAIFTTENRDTWAKCRDELVEAGNEAALDVLDAAAFNIVFDEAILGDDPIKTYHTFLHGDGNNRWFDKSFSLICTADSQLALNFEHGWGDGVAVMNYFTEITKDLANRPSINSDSRPAPIDASKLVRRLEFTLTPSLEAAIDKAHQSYEANTSALKCDVLEPQFFGKKLCKKNKLSPDALMQLGLQAAYYLQNGETVPTYESCSTAAFKHGRTETVRPATLETQAFCKAITQAQLPSHSELKKLMMECSKMHGNLTKEAAMGQGFDRHLFALRKLAEASGSPMPDIFTDPAYAKINHIIISTSTLPSDEIGFGGFAPVVRNGLGVGYHIRDDHLAFGVSTYPPHRDGPGFVECATKAYQIIQDVLTKE; translated from the exons ATGGCAAAGATGTTGACGGCTCATGGGAGGCACTTGGGGAGATGTGTGGTCCAG CAGACAGCAGGCTTGGGGAGAGGAGTGGCAATGTGTCGGCTCCACAGCAGCCCAGT TTGGTGCAGTACCTTTGACGTGAAGAGTGACGATTACCAGTACATCCACAAGTCCAAAATACCAACGATGCACTTCCAGAAATCTCTGCTGAGGCTTCCAATCCCAG CTTTGGACAAGACATGTGAACGTTACCTCAGGTCGCAGAAAGTCATATTATCAAGTGAAGAATATCAGAGAACAGAGAAGTTTGTGACCCAGTTTAAAGAGGGAATTGGAGCAACCTTACAGTTTCAGCTGAAAGATATTGACAAG GCAAATAAACACACCAGCTACATCTGTGGTCCTTGGTTTGACATGTACCTGAGTGATCGTGTTCCCGTCGTCTTGAATTATAACCCCTTCTTGGCGTTCCATCCTGAGGAGCGGCCAGGGTTGTCAGACCCTGTGATCCGTGTTACCAACACATTGGTGTCGTCTCTGAG gttCATGCGTTCATTACGAGATAGTGTGTTGGAACCTGTTGTGTATCACCTCAATCCAGCTAAGAGCGACACACCCATGTTTCGCAAAATTGTCAGATGGACACCTTCTGCTATTTCATCTTATGCTGCATATGCACAGAAG gCCTTTCCTCTGGACATGTCTCAGTTTGGCAATATGTTCAACTCCACTCGCATCCCAAAGCTTGGCAAGGATGTCCTTCGCACTTATCCCAAGGCACGCCACATGCTGATCATGAAAAATGGACACTTTTATGTCTTTGATGTGCTTGACAAAGATG GTAACATCTTGTCACCTGAGCACATTCATGCATGTGTATCCTACATCTACAATGACCAGACACCTCCAGCCAAACGCTCCATTGCCATATTCACTACGGAGAACAGAGATACCTGGGCCAAGTGTCGTGATGAGTTAGTGGAAGCAGGAAATGAAGCTGCTCTGGATGTCCTTGATGCAGCTGCTTTCAACATTGTGTTTGATGAGGCGATTCTCGGCGACGACCCTATAAAGACTTATCACACATTCCTTCATGGTGACGGTAACAATCG gtGGTTTGACAAGTCCTTCTCCCTGATCTGCACGGCTGATAGTCAGTTGGCACTCAACTTTGAACACGGGTGGGGGGATGGAGTGGCAGTCATGAACTACTTCACTGAAATAACAAAGGACCTTGCCAACAGACCTTCAATCAACTCTGACAGCAGACCTGCCCCCATTGATGCTTCAAAACTTGTCCGCAGGCTGG agTTCACATTGACTCCAAGCCTAGAAGCAGCCATAGACAAAGCTCACCAGAGTTATGAGGCCAACACGAGTGCCCTTAAATGTGATGTGCTAGAACCACAATTTTTTGGAAAGAAACTGtgcaagaaaaacaaattatCTCCTGATGCCCTTATGCAACTTGGACTACAG GCAGCTTACTACCTTCAAAATGGTGAAACTGTCCCCACGTATGAGTCATGCAGCACGGCAGCTTTCAAACATGGCCGCACAGAGACCGTCCGCCCTGCCACGCTGGAGACCCAAGCTTTCTGCAAGGCCATCACCCAGGCACAACTCCCAAGTCATTCTGAACTCAAGAAATTGATGATGGAATGCTCAAAAATGCATGGCAACTTGACCAAAGAGGCAGCTATGG GGCAAGGTTTTGATAGGCACCTGTTTGCATTGCGGAAACTAGCAGAGGCTAGTGGCTCCCCTATGCCAGACATTTTCACTGATCCTGCATATGCCAAGATAAACCACATCATCATCTCCACCTCAACTCTGCCCTCAGATGAAATTGGTTTTGGAGGATTTGCACCTGTAGTCAGGAATGGCTTAGGTGTTgg gtaCCATATTCGGGACGACCATTTGGCCTTTGGTGTTTCCACATACCCTCCTCACCGTGATGGGCCTGGCTTTGTTGAATGTGCTACAAAGGCATACCAGATAATCCAAGATGTGCTCACAAAGGAATAA
- the LOC135100853 gene encoding carnitine O-palmitoyltransferase 2, mitochondrial-like isoform X2, with product MAKMLTAHGRHLGRCVVQQTAGLGRGVAMCRLHSSPVWCSTFDVKSDDYQYIHKSKIPTMHFQKSLLRLPIPALDKTCERYLRSQKVILSSEEYQRTEKFVTQFKEGIGATLQFQLKDIDKANKHTSYICGPWFDMYLSDRVPVVLNYNPFLAFHPEERPGLSDPVIRVTNTLVSSLRFMRSLRDSVLEPVVYHLNPAKSDTPMFRKIVRWTPSAISSYAAYAQKAFPLDMSQFGNMFNSTRIPKLGKDVLRTYPKARHMLIMKNGHFYVFDVLDKDGNILSPEHIHACVSYIYNDQTPPAKRSIAIFTTENRDTWAKCRDELVEAGNEAALDVLDAAAFNIVFDEAILGDDPIKTYHTFLHGDGNNRWFDKSFSLICTADSQLALNFEHGWGDGVAVMNYFTEITKDLANRPSINSDSRPAPIDASKLVRRLEFTLTPSLEAAIDKAHQSYEANTSALKCDVLEPQFFGKKLCKKNKLSPDALMQLGLQLTCGVPQGTKMGPLCFLLLINDALTDTPHRWKYVYDCTVGVPVSTKNPDYSPLQAILERLQMWTEESRMTINHNKTVVMHFCTSSVPVPPPQLSVGPHPLQVVRCAKLLGVTVDDQLTWKQHVASTIRSATYRLYMLRRLRSLGTPTDELRGVYLTFILPKLMYASPAWSSSLTQTQQLQLESVQKRACRVILGPAYTTYEEALNTLKLSRLSTRYSEALEKFGRGLLNHPRLRSLLPPDAPRPTRATRHHNKITPLKAPRTDRYRLSAIPTMVRAINQ from the exons ATGGCAAAGATGTTGACGGCTCATGGGAGGCACTTGGGGAGATGTGTGGTCCAG CAGACAGCAGGCTTGGGGAGAGGAGTGGCAATGTGTCGGCTCCACAGCAGCCCAGT TTGGTGCAGTACCTTTGACGTGAAGAGTGACGATTACCAGTACATCCACAAGTCCAAAATACCAACGATGCACTTCCAGAAATCTCTGCTGAGGCTTCCAATCCCAG CTTTGGACAAGACATGTGAACGTTACCTCAGGTCGCAGAAAGTCATATTATCAAGTGAAGAATATCAGAGAACAGAGAAGTTTGTGACCCAGTTTAAAGAGGGAATTGGAGCAACCTTACAGTTTCAGCTGAAAGATATTGACAAG GCAAATAAACACACCAGCTACATCTGTGGTCCTTGGTTTGACATGTACCTGAGTGATCGTGTTCCCGTCGTCTTGAATTATAACCCCTTCTTGGCGTTCCATCCTGAGGAGCGGCCAGGGTTGTCAGACCCTGTGATCCGTGTTACCAACACATTGGTGTCGTCTCTGAG gttCATGCGTTCATTACGAGATAGTGTGTTGGAACCTGTTGTGTATCACCTCAATCCAGCTAAGAGCGACACACCCATGTTTCGCAAAATTGTCAGATGGACACCTTCTGCTATTTCATCTTATGCTGCATATGCACAGAAG gCCTTTCCTCTGGACATGTCTCAGTTTGGCAATATGTTCAACTCCACTCGCATCCCAAAGCTTGGCAAGGATGTCCTTCGCACTTATCCCAAGGCACGCCACATGCTGATCATGAAAAATGGACACTTTTATGTCTTTGATGTGCTTGACAAAGATG GTAACATCTTGTCACCTGAGCACATTCATGCATGTGTATCCTACATCTACAATGACCAGACACCTCCAGCCAAACGCTCCATTGCCATATTCACTACGGAGAACAGAGATACCTGGGCCAAGTGTCGTGATGAGTTAGTGGAAGCAGGAAATGAAGCTGCTCTGGATGTCCTTGATGCAGCTGCTTTCAACATTGTGTTTGATGAGGCGATTCTCGGCGACGACCCTATAAAGACTTATCACACATTCCTTCATGGTGACGGTAACAATCG gtGGTTTGACAAGTCCTTCTCCCTGATCTGCACGGCTGATAGTCAGTTGGCACTCAACTTTGAACACGGGTGGGGGGATGGAGTGGCAGTCATGAACTACTTCACTGAAATAACAAAGGACCTTGCCAACAGACCTTCAATCAACTCTGACAGCAGACCTGCCCCCATTGATGCTTCAAAACTTGTCCGCAGGCTGG agTTCACATTGACTCCAAGCCTAGAAGCAGCCATAGACAAAGCTCACCAGAGTTATGAGGCCAACACGAGTGCCCTTAAATGTGATGTGCTAGAACCACAATTTTTTGGAAAGAAACTGtgcaagaaaaacaaattatCTCCTGATGCCCTTATGCAACTTGGACTACAG ctgacttgtggggtcccccaggggaccaagatgggtcctctatgcttcctcctcctcattaacgacgccctcactgacaccccccatcgctggaagtatgtgtacgactgcaccgtgggcgtcccagtttccaccaagaacccggactactcgccactgcaagcgatcctggagcggctgcagatgtggacggaggagagcaggatgaccatcaaccacaacaaaactgtggtgatgcatttctgtacctcctctgtaccagtgccccctccccagctctcagtgggccctcaccccctccaggtggtccgatgtgccaagctcctcggagtcacggtggacgaccagctgacctggaagcagcatgtcgccagcaccataagatcagctacctacaggctgtacatgctgcgcagactcaggtcgctggggacgccgacagatgagttaagaggggtgtatcttactttcatcctccccaaactcatgtacgcctccccagcgtggtcctcctccctcacacaaactcaacagctacagttggagagtgtgcagaaaagggcgtgcagggtcatccttggccctgcatacaccacctatgaagaagccctgaacaccctgaagctgtccagactatccaccaggtacagtgaggctctagagaagtttggaaggggacttctgaatcatccacgtctcagaagcttgctgccgcctgacgcgcctcgccctacccgtgccaccaggcaccacaataagataacgcccctaaaggcgccacgtacggaccggtacagactcagtgcaattcccaccatggtgcgagccatcaatcaatag
- the LOC135100853 gene encoding carnitine O-palmitoyltransferase 2, mitochondrial-like isoform X1 has translation MAKMLTAHGRHLGRCVVQLSSPSQQTAGLGRGVAMCRLHSSPVWCSTFDVKSDDYQYIHKSKIPTMHFQKSLLRLPIPALDKTCERYLRSQKVILSSEEYQRTEKFVTQFKEGIGATLQFQLKDIDKANKHTSYICGPWFDMYLSDRVPVVLNYNPFLAFHPEERPGLSDPVIRVTNTLVSSLRFMRSLRDSVLEPVVYHLNPAKSDTPMFRKIVRWTPSAISSYAAYAQKAFPLDMSQFGNMFNSTRIPKLGKDVLRTYPKARHMLIMKNGHFYVFDVLDKDGNILSPEHIHACVSYIYNDQTPPAKRSIAIFTTENRDTWAKCRDELVEAGNEAALDVLDAAAFNIVFDEAILGDDPIKTYHTFLHGDGNNRWFDKSFSLICTADSQLALNFEHGWGDGVAVMNYFTEITKDLANRPSINSDSRPAPIDASKLVRRLEFTLTPSLEAAIDKAHQSYEANTSALKCDVLEPQFFGKKLCKKNKLSPDALMQLGLQLTCGVPQGTKMGPLCFLLLINDALTDTPHRWKYVYDCTVGVPVSTKNPDYSPLQAILERLQMWTEESRMTINHNKTVVMHFCTSSVPVPPPQLSVGPHPLQVVRCAKLLGVTVDDQLTWKQHVASTIRSATYRLYMLRRLRSLGTPTDELRGVYLTFILPKLMYASPAWSSSLTQTQQLQLESVQKRACRVILGPAYTTYEEALNTLKLSRLSTRYSEALEKFGRGLLNHPRLRSLLPPDAPRPTRATRHHNKITPLKAPRTDRYRLSAIPTMVRAINQ, from the exons ATGGCAAAGATGTTGACGGCTCATGGGAGGCACTTGGGGAGATGTGTGGTCCAG TTATCTTCACCTTCCCAGCAGACAGCAGGCTTGGGGAGAGGAGTGGCAATGTGTCGGCTCCACAGCAGCCCAGT TTGGTGCAGTACCTTTGACGTGAAGAGTGACGATTACCAGTACATCCACAAGTCCAAAATACCAACGATGCACTTCCAGAAATCTCTGCTGAGGCTTCCAATCCCAG CTTTGGACAAGACATGTGAACGTTACCTCAGGTCGCAGAAAGTCATATTATCAAGTGAAGAATATCAGAGAACAGAGAAGTTTGTGACCCAGTTTAAAGAGGGAATTGGAGCAACCTTACAGTTTCAGCTGAAAGATATTGACAAG GCAAATAAACACACCAGCTACATCTGTGGTCCTTGGTTTGACATGTACCTGAGTGATCGTGTTCCCGTCGTCTTGAATTATAACCCCTTCTTGGCGTTCCATCCTGAGGAGCGGCCAGGGTTGTCAGACCCTGTGATCCGTGTTACCAACACATTGGTGTCGTCTCTGAG gttCATGCGTTCATTACGAGATAGTGTGTTGGAACCTGTTGTGTATCACCTCAATCCAGCTAAGAGCGACACACCCATGTTTCGCAAAATTGTCAGATGGACACCTTCTGCTATTTCATCTTATGCTGCATATGCACAGAAG gCCTTTCCTCTGGACATGTCTCAGTTTGGCAATATGTTCAACTCCACTCGCATCCCAAAGCTTGGCAAGGATGTCCTTCGCACTTATCCCAAGGCACGCCACATGCTGATCATGAAAAATGGACACTTTTATGTCTTTGATGTGCTTGACAAAGATG GTAACATCTTGTCACCTGAGCACATTCATGCATGTGTATCCTACATCTACAATGACCAGACACCTCCAGCCAAACGCTCCATTGCCATATTCACTACGGAGAACAGAGATACCTGGGCCAAGTGTCGTGATGAGTTAGTGGAAGCAGGAAATGAAGCTGCTCTGGATGTCCTTGATGCAGCTGCTTTCAACATTGTGTTTGATGAGGCGATTCTCGGCGACGACCCTATAAAGACTTATCACACATTCCTTCATGGTGACGGTAACAATCG gtGGTTTGACAAGTCCTTCTCCCTGATCTGCACGGCTGATAGTCAGTTGGCACTCAACTTTGAACACGGGTGGGGGGATGGAGTGGCAGTCATGAACTACTTCACTGAAATAACAAAGGACCTTGCCAACAGACCTTCAATCAACTCTGACAGCAGACCTGCCCCCATTGATGCTTCAAAACTTGTCCGCAGGCTGG agTTCACATTGACTCCAAGCCTAGAAGCAGCCATAGACAAAGCTCACCAGAGTTATGAGGCCAACACGAGTGCCCTTAAATGTGATGTGCTAGAACCACAATTTTTTGGAAAGAAACTGtgcaagaaaaacaaattatCTCCTGATGCCCTTATGCAACTTGGACTACAG ctgacttgtggggtcccccaggggaccaagatgggtcctctatgcttcctcctcctcattaacgacgccctcactgacaccccccatcgctggaagtatgtgtacgactgcaccgtgggcgtcccagtttccaccaagaacccggactactcgccactgcaagcgatcctggagcggctgcagatgtggacggaggagagcaggatgaccatcaaccacaacaaaactgtggtgatgcatttctgtacctcctctgtaccagtgccccctccccagctctcagtgggccctcaccccctccaggtggtccgatgtgccaagctcctcggagtcacggtggacgaccagctgacctggaagcagcatgtcgccagcaccataagatcagctacctacaggctgtacatgctgcgcagactcaggtcgctggggacgccgacagatgagttaagaggggtgtatcttactttcatcctccccaaactcatgtacgcctccccagcgtggtcctcctccctcacacaaactcaacagctacagttggagagtgtgcagaaaagggcgtgcagggtcatccttggccctgcatacaccacctatgaagaagccctgaacaccctgaagctgtccagactatccaccaggtacagtgaggctctagagaagtttggaaggggacttctgaatcatccacgtctcagaagcttgctgccgcctgacgcgcctcgccctacccgtgccaccaggcaccacaataagataacgcccctaaaggcgccacgtacggaccggtacagactcagtgcaattcccaccatggtgcgagccatcaatcaatag